One part of the Streptomyces ferrugineus genome encodes these proteins:
- a CDS encoding ABC transporter ATP-binding protein, producing the protein MTSTDQQPFLSVRDLQVHFSTEDGIVKAVDGLSFDLAKGKTLGIVGESGSGKSVTNLTILGLHDPHRTTIDGEILLDGKELLTASEREMERLRGNKMSMIFQDALASLSPYHTVGTQIGETYRKHTGASKKESRARAIEMLRRVGIPQPDMRVDDYPHQFSGGMRQRAMIAMALVCDPELLIADEPTTALDVTVQAQIMDLLKDLQQEFGTAIIFITHDLGVIADIADDVLVMYGGRCVERGTKKEVLSTPQHPYTLGLLSSMPSLDGPVDVPLSPIPGAPPSLLNPPSGCRFHPRCAFTDKVAGGLCSGERPPLDVVDGRGSACHLPLEQRTDLFADFAGSRH; encoded by the coding sequence GTGACGAGCACCGATCAGCAGCCCTTCCTCTCCGTCAGGGACCTTCAGGTCCACTTCTCCACCGAGGACGGCATCGTCAAGGCCGTCGACGGGCTCTCCTTCGACCTCGCCAAGGGCAAGACGCTCGGCATCGTGGGTGAGTCGGGGTCCGGCAAGTCCGTCACCAACCTGACGATCCTGGGCCTGCACGACCCCCACCGCACCACCATCGACGGCGAGATCCTGCTGGACGGCAAGGAGCTGCTCACCGCCTCCGAGCGCGAGATGGAGCGGCTGCGCGGCAACAAGATGTCCATGATCTTCCAGGACGCGCTGGCCTCGCTGTCGCCGTACCACACCGTCGGCACACAGATCGGCGAGACGTACCGCAAGCACACCGGCGCCTCCAAGAAGGAGTCCCGGGCGCGGGCGATCGAGATGCTGCGGCGGGTCGGGATCCCCCAGCCGGACATGCGGGTGGACGACTATCCGCACCAGTTCTCCGGCGGTATGCGCCAGCGCGCGATGATCGCGATGGCGCTGGTCTGCGACCCCGAGCTGCTGATCGCCGACGAGCCGACGACGGCGCTCGACGTGACGGTCCAGGCCCAGATCATGGACCTGCTGAAGGACCTCCAGCAGGAGTTCGGCACCGCGATCATCTTCATCACCCACGACCTCGGTGTCATCGCCGACATCGCGGACGACGTGCTGGTGATGTACGGCGGCCGGTGCGTGGAGCGGGGCACCAAGAAGGAGGTGCTGAGCACCCCTCAGCACCCCTACACCCTCGGCCTGCTCAGCTCCATGCCGAGTCTGGACGGCCCGGTCGACGTGCCGCTGTCGCCGATTCCCGGTGCGCCGCCGTCGCTGCTGAACCCGCCCTCCGGCTGCCGTTTCCACCCGCGGTGCGCCTTCACCGACAAGGTCGCGGGCGGGCTGTGCTCCGGTGAGCGGCCGCCGCTGGACGTGGTGGACGGCCGCGGCTC